A part of Antennarius striatus isolate MH-2024 chromosome 21, ASM4005453v1, whole genome shotgun sequence genomic DNA contains:
- the kat6b gene encoding histone acetyltransferase KAT6B isoform X3 translates to MVKLANPLYTEWILEAIQKIKRQKQRPSEERICHAVATSHGLDRKTVLEQLDLSVHDGSVLKVTNKGSASYKDPGTLGRVGSIQPANVSVPSEESIWNSSDLRHIDWNKILKRAIEGLDDTHGSSLKNIERYLRNQDDLSDVVDNPAFRQRLRLAAKRAVNNGRLFKNGPRYKFYQGGAEGRGSRCPSASPLVLSSVTLLPHEREQLRVDPIPICSFCLGTKESNRDKRPEELLSCADCGSSGHPSCLKFSPELTSNVKRLRWQCIECKTCSSCRIQGRNADEMLFCDSCDRGFHMECCNPPLSRMPKGTWICQVCRPKENGKKLLHKKADQIKRRYAKPIGRPRNKLKQRMSVTSGDGSMVALGGRGSPGHSGELHVKQEARANFAAMSRDHVTEDDIETFVRVQELALQRTGSLLSADSMRCPAIIEFGKFEIQTWYSSPYPPEYSRLHKLYLCEFCLKYMRSKNILQRHTKKCGWFHPPANEIYRKDDLSVFEVDGNVSKLFCQNLCLLAKLFLDHKTLYYDVEPFLFYILTKNDEKGCHLVGYFSKEKLCQQKYNVSCIMIMPQYQRQGFGRFLIDFSYLLTRQEGQAGSPEKPLSDLGRLSYLAYWKSVILEHLYKHPDKHISVRGISRATGMCPHDIAATLQQLGMIDRQDGRIVLIRRERLIQRHMESLRAHPRQNEVDHHALRWTPSAAAANAVLSEEEREAEMDPRCSDACAPPRDNASCLFNDQAERLREQASVWEQEERGGYAVTHASRPPLTKVHCKVPFRTYERRPALSWTRRLQQTQEVSDDEDADDDSDDSDASDGSPPILAKAHAVLAAKRKRTMALKKRGRKRKRINSSVTTETISETTEVLNEPFDQSEDERPMPLLERNGRGGKMEDEEEEREDKTPVTPVKRRRGRPRLQKNAQKDNYQRWNQEADVLSKTPSRHRPVKRKKGWPKGVKRGPPKWRIKNERKMGFKLNLYTPPETPMEAEQHLIQTEEARGEPERALSLEEKAGRGPPSPGATLETLPSEPPSPADHASHKSSSLEGSPVASPAVSPAASPGAASPFTQEREEFQEPPKDDRENEHREDPPAKELDPSTAGVSLENEEEEEEEPRRREGQDEDDARTGGPSSSREGAEGAPTFLDPKDDNDSELSQHVSTVTCCEEEAVAVVAAQEEGAEPAAPPAEASAAAPVAAADSDHPADSESEEEAPPSPCQEHPAPPAAGPALSPVLRDGPPVCAEVDPETARAVRSLTREAEREAVFPDCAESRERRHGPRAYAPPAPSPQLAPLDDCPQSDHSSPLSSAQSHPSQSVRSVSSPAVSLLESGYTQISPDHGAISVPSLHNLETSPLMDVASVSDPSQQVVDSGFSDLGSIESTTENYENPSSYDSTMGGSICGAGPSQNSCSYGGLPPPSGLTQSSCAVGQQMVNPGGCGMIQQNSLASPPHCGVKSPQGCVVVERPPSNSQHSQHPPHGRHGPHNQHGPHNQLSQHNPHHHNHHLQHNQLTQHNQHALHNQHPPQQQQQPPPMAQCALPPNFTATMQLADIPESGTPNFALYERINHQGEYGGGHYPQSSGLSLAKLQQFTNSFMEHPHALPFSHAPSHPITSYANTPPLPSQHSSLVSLSQTPHRVPNAQVQATMTPPPNLSSPPPMMLQRNVGVPPPSQRIQPQMAPKTAAAAHMSARSKSAPLSHPHHHHHHQQQMYARPPPQAVAMQAPSRSLAAMPRVNMSVNIMPAPAYNVNSMNMPPLNAMNGYGMSQPMMNSGYHGNHAYMNQSPQYSMQMGMMGTQPYPQQPMQAAPHGNVVYTPAGHHGYMNTGMSKPSLKGPYIRR, encoded by the exons ATGGTAAAACTTGCAAACCCTCTGTACACGGAGTGGATTCTTGAAGCAATACAGAAAATCAAAAGGCAGAAGCAGAGGCCATCGGAGGAGAGAATTTGTCACGCTGTGGCCACATCGCACGGACTGGACAGGAAGACCGTCCTTGAGCAGTTGGATTTAAGTGTTCACGATGGCTCCGTTCTCAAGGTTACAAATAAGGGGAGTGCGTCCTACAAGGACCCAGGAACTCTGGGGAGAGTTGGATCAATCCAGCCTGCAAACGTATCCGTGCCATCAGAGGAATCTATATGGAATTCGAGTGATCTGCGCCATATCGATTGGAATAAAATACTCAAGAGGGCCATCGAGGGCCTGGATGATACCCATGGCTCCTCTCTGAAGAACATCGAGAGGTATCTGAGGAACCAGGACGACCTCTCCGATGTGGTTGATAATCCTGCTTTCCGGCAGAGGTTAAGGCTGGCAGCGAAGCGAGCGGTTAACAACGGCAGGCTGTTCAAAAACGGCCCGCGGTATAAGTTCTACCAAGGCGGCGCAGAGGGAAGGGGCTCCAGGTGTCCAAGTGCTTCCCCCCTGGTCCTGTCGTCGGTGACCCTCCTCCCCCATGAGCGAGAGCAG CTCCGGGTCGACCCCATCCCGATATGCAGTTTCTGTCTTGGAACGAAGGAGTCAAACCGGGACAAGCGGCCAGAGGAGCTGCTGTCCTGTGCAGACTGTGGGAGCAGCG GGCATCCATCATGTCTGAAGTTCTCCCCCGAATTAACCTCAAATGTGAAGAGATTACGATGGCAGTGTATTGAATGCAAAACCTGCAGCTCCTGTCGAATACAGGGGAGAAATGCT GATGAGATGCTATTCTGCGATTCATGTGATCGGGGCTTTCACATGGAATGCTGCAACCCGCCGCTTTCAAGAATGCCAAAAG GAACCTGGATCTGCCAAGTATGCAGGCCAAAGGAGAACGGGAAGAAACTGCTGCACAAGAAAGCCGATCAGATCAAACGTCGATATGCAAAGCCAATCGGAAGGCCCAGAAATAAGCTCAAACAAAGAAT GTCTGTAACCAGTGGCGACGGCTCCATGGTAGCACTGGGAGGAAGGGGGTCACCTG GCCACAGCGGGGAGCTGCACGTCAAGCAGGAGGCCCGGGCCAACTTTGCCGCCATGTCCAGAGACCATGTGACGGAAGACGACATCGAGACGTTCGTCCGCGTGCAGGAGCTGGCGCTGCAG AGAACCGGGTCTCTGCTCAGCGCCGACTCCATGCGATGTCCCGCCATCATCGAATTTGGGAAGTTTGAGATCCAAACGTGGTATTCGTCGCCTTACCCGCCTGAATATTCGAG ACTACACAAGCTTTATCTGTGCGAGTTCTGCCTGAAGTACATGAGAAGCAAAAATATTCTccagagacacacaaagaagTGCGGCTGGTTCCACCCGCCAGCCAATGAAATCTACAGAAAGGATGACCTTTCTGTTTTCGAG GTTGATGGAAATGTCAGCAAACTATTCTGCCAAAACCTCTGCCTGTTAGCCAAGCTTTTCCTGGATCACAAGACCCTGTATTATGATGTGGAGCCTTTCCTCTTCTACATACTGACAAAGAATGATGAGAAGGGCTGTCATCTTGTGGGCTACTTCTCCAAG GAAAAGCTTTGCCAGCAGAAGTACAATGTCTCCTGCATAATGATCATGCCTCAGTACCAAAGGCAAGGATTTGGAAGGTTCCTTATTGATTTCA GTTACCTCCTCACCAGGCAGGAAGGACAGGCCGGGTCTCCGGAGAAGCCGCTGTCGGATCTAGGTCGCTTATCCTACCTGGCATATTGGAAAAGTGTCATCCTGGAGCACCTTTATAAGCACCCGGATAAACACATCAGCGTTCGAGGCATCAGCAGGGCCACTGGGATGTGTCCGCACGACATCGCCGCCACTCTGCAGCAGCTCGGCATGATCGACAGGCAGGATGGCAG GATCGTGTTGATCAGGAGGGAGCGATTGATCCAGAGGCACATGGAGAGCCTGAGGGCGCACCCCCGGCAGAACGAGGTGGACCACCACGCCCTGCGCTGGACCCCCTCTGCCGCCGCAGCCAACGCCGTCCTGTCTGAGGAGGAGCGGGAGGCGGAGATGGAT CCTCGTTGCTCGGACGCGTGCGCCCCTCCCAGAGATAATGCGTCTTGTCTGTTTAATGACCAGGCTGAGCGGCTGAGGGAGCAGGCCAGCGtctgggagcaggaggagagagggggctACGCCGTGACGCACGCCAGCCGGCCGCCGCTGACCAAAGTCCACTGCAAGGTTCCCTTCAGGACCTACGAGCGCCGCCCCGCCCTGTCCTGGACCCGACGCCTCCAGCAGACGCAGGAAGTGAGCGACGACGAGGACGCCGACGATGACTCGGACGACTCGGACGCCTCCGATGGCTCGCCGCCCATCCTGGCTAAAGCCCACGCCGTGCTGGCGGCCAAGAGAAAG AGAACCATGGCGCTGAAAAAGAGAGGtcgaaagaggaagaggatcaACAGCAGCGTCACCACAGAAACCATCTCGGAGACGACCGAGGTGCTGAACGAGCCCTTCGACCAGTCGGAGGACGAGCGGCCCATGCCCCTCCTGGAGCGCAACGGCAGGGGGGGCAAgatggaggacgaggaggaggagcgggaggACAagacaccagtcacaccagtcaaACGGAGGAGAGGTCGCCCCCGGCTACAGAAGAACGCTCAGAAGGACAACTACCAGCGCTGGAACCAAG aaGCCGACGTCCTCTCAAAGACGCCCAGTCGACACCGACCGGTGAAACGGAAGAAAGGCTGGCCGAAAGGCGTGAAGCGCGGCCCCCCCAAGTGGAGGATAAAGAACGAGCGGAAGATGGGCTTCAAGCTCAACCTCTACACCCCCCCCGAGACGCCGATGGAGGCCGAGCAGCACCTCATCCAGACCGAGGAGGCCCGGGGGGAGCCGGAGCGGGCCCTCAGCCTGGAGGAGAAGGCGGGCAGGGGGCCCCCCAGCCCGGGGGCCACACTCGAGACGCTGCCCTCCGAGCCCCCCAGTCCCGCCGACCACGCCTCCCACAAGTCCTCCTCCCTGGAGGGGTCGCCGGTGGCGTCTCCGGCGGTGTCGCCCGCCGCCTCCCCAGGAGCCGCCTCCCCCTTCACTCAAGAGAGAGAGGAGTTCCAGGAACCCCCCAAGGATGACCGGGAGAACGAACACAGAGAGGACCCCCCAGCCAAGGAGCTGGACCCCAGCACAGCCGGTGTGTCACTggagaacgaggaggaggaggaggaggagccgagGAGGAGGGAGGGTCAGGACGAAGACGACGCCAGGACGGGGGGGCCGAGCAGCTCCAGGGAGGGGGCCGAGGGCGCCCCGACTTTTTTAGATCCGAAAGACGACAACGACTCCGAGTTGAGTCAGCACGTTTCCACGGTAACATGTTGTGAGGAGGAAGCGGTGGCGGTGGTCGCCGCCCAGgaggaaggggcggagccagcagCGCCACCGGCTGAAGCATCAGCAGCCGCCCCCGTCGCAGCCGCGGACTCGGACCATCCTGCCGACTCTGAGTCGGAGGAAGAAGCCCCGCCCAGCCCCTGTCAGGAACATCCGGCGCCGCCAGCGGCCGGGCCGGCGCTGAGCCCCGTGCTGAGGGACGGCCCCCCCGTCTGCGCCGAGGTCGACCCGGAGACGGCGCGGGCCGTCCGCTCGCTGACGCGGGAGGCGGAGCGGGAGGCCGTGTTCCCCGACTGCGCCGAGAGCCGGGAGCGGCGCCACGGCCCGCGGGCCTACGCCCCCCCGGCCCCCAGCCCCCAGCTGGCCCCGCTGGACGACTGCCCCCAGTCGGACCACAGCAGCCCCCTGTCCTCCGCCCAGTCCCACCCCAGCCAATCGGTGCGCTCCGTCAGCAGCCCCGCCGTGTCCCTCCTGGAGAGCGGCTACACGCAGATCAGCCCCGACCACGGCGCCATCTCGGTGCCGTCGCTGCACAACCTGGAGACCTCCCCCCTGATGGACGTGGCGTCCGTGTCCGACCCCTCCCAGCAGGTGGTGGACAGCGGCTTCAGCGACCTGGGGAGCATCGAGAGCACCACCGAGAACTACGAGAACCCCAGCAGCTACGACTCCACCATGGGGGGCAGCATCTGCGGGGCGGGGCCGTCACAGAACAGCTGCTCCTACGGcggcctgcccccccccagcggcCTGACCCAGAGCAGCTGCGCCGTCGGCCAGCAAATGGTCAACCCGGGGGGGTGCGGCATGATCCAGCAGAACAGCCTGGCGTCGCCCCCGCACTGCGGCGTCAAGTCGCCGCAGGGCTGCGTGGTGGTGGAGCGGCCCCCCAGCAACAGCCAGCACAGCCAGCACCCCCCCCACGGCAGGCACGGGCCCCACAATCAGCACGGCCCCCACAATCAGCTGAGCCAGCataacccccaccaccacaatcACCACCTGCAGCACAATCAGCTGACTCAGCACAATCAGCACGCCCTCCACAATCAgcaccccccccagcagcagcagcagcccccccccatgGCCCAGTGCGCCCTCCCCCCCAACTTCACCGCCACCATGCAGCTGGCCGACATCCCCGAGTCGGGCACCCCCAACTTCGCCCTGTACGAGCGGATCAACCACCAGGGGGAGTACGGGGGGGGGCACTACCCCCAGTCGTCGGGGCTGAGCCTGGCCAAGCTACAGCAGTTCACCAACAGCTTCATGGAGCACCCCCACGCGCTGCCCTTCAGCCacgccccctcccaccccatcACGTCGTACGCCAACACCCCCCCGCTGCCGTCGCAGCACTCTAGCCTGGTGTCGCTGTCGCAGACGCCCCACCGGGTCCCCAACGCGCAGGTGCAGGCCACCatgaccccgccccccaaccTCAGCTCGCCCCCGCCCATGATGCTGCAGCGCAACGTGGGGGTGCCCCCGCCCTCGCAGCGTATCCAGCCCCAAATGGCCCCCaagacggcggcggcggcgcacATGTCAGCGCGCTCCAAGTCGGCGCCGCtgtcccacccccaccaccaccaccaccaccagcagcagatgTACGCCcggccccccccccaggccgtCGCCATGCAGGCGCCGTCCCGCTCGCTGGCCGCCATGCCGCGCGTCAACATGAGCGTCAACATCATGCCGGCCCCCGCCTACAACGTCAACTCCATGAACATGCCCCCCCTCAACGCCATGAACGGCTACGGCATGAGCCAGCCCATGATGAACAGCGGCTACCACGGCAACCACGCCTACATGAACCAGTCGCCCCAGTACTCTATGCAGATGGGCATGATGGGAACGCAGCCATACCCCCAGCAGCCCATGCAGGCGGCGCCGCACGGCAACGTGGTGTACACCCCCGCCGGTCACCACGGATACATGAACACCGGCATGTCCAAGCCGTCCCTGAAGGGGCCGTACATCCGCCGGTaa